One Streptomyces coeruleorubidus DNA segment encodes these proteins:
- a CDS encoding thiamine pyrophosphate-requiring protein — MSTKVSDHVLERLREWGVEQVFGYPGDGINGLLAAWGRAENEPRFVQSRHEEMSAFQAVGYAKFSGRLGVCTATSGPGAIHLLNGLYDAKLDHVPVLAIVGQTHRTAMGGSYQQEVDLHTLYKDVASEFVETVTVPEQLPNVLDRAIRTAYARRCPTAVIIPGDVQELDYSPPTHEFKMVPSSLDRSSWTAVPSDDSVRRAAEILNSGDKVAILVGQGAAGARAEVERIAELLGAGVAKALLGKDVLSDELPYVTGSIGLLGTRPSYELMRDCDTLLTIGSSFPYTQFLPEFGKARGVQIDIDPHMVGMRYPYEVNLVGDAKATLERLIPLIEEGRGREWYDTVCANVTRWRDVMERRAGLDADPINPEYVARALDPLLPDNAIVASDSGSTANWYARHLTMRPGMRGSLSGTLATMGCGVPYVIGAKFAHPDRPAIALVGDGAMQMNGMAELITAAKYRHQWEDPRLVVAVWNNQDLNQVTWEMRAMEGAPQFLPSQALPDVQYAAFARSLGLTGIRVEKPEDVEAGWRAALEADGPAVVEFLTDPAVPPIPPHATWEQMEATAASILKGDSDRGSVVKQGFKAKMQEFLPGREKR; from the coding sequence ATGAGCACCAAGGTCTCCGACCACGTCCTTGAGCGGTTGCGCGAATGGGGGGTCGAGCAGGTCTTCGGCTATCCGGGCGACGGCATCAACGGTCTGCTCGCCGCATGGGGCCGGGCCGAGAACGAGCCTCGTTTCGTGCAGTCGCGGCACGAGGAGATGTCGGCGTTCCAGGCAGTCGGATACGCCAAGTTCAGCGGCCGTCTCGGAGTGTGCACGGCCACGTCCGGGCCGGGCGCGATCCATCTCCTGAACGGCCTGTACGACGCCAAGCTGGACCATGTTCCGGTACTGGCGATCGTCGGCCAGACGCACCGCACCGCGATGGGCGGCTCCTACCAGCAGGAAGTGGATCTGCACACGCTGTACAAGGACGTCGCCTCCGAGTTCGTGGAGACGGTGACGGTGCCGGAGCAGCTGCCCAACGTGCTGGACCGGGCGATCCGCACCGCGTACGCGCGTCGCTGCCCCACCGCGGTCATCATCCCCGGTGATGTGCAGGAACTCGACTACTCGCCGCCGACGCACGAGTTCAAGATGGTGCCCTCCAGCCTGGACCGCAGTTCATGGACGGCGGTCCCCTCCGACGACTCGGTGCGGCGGGCCGCCGAGATCCTCAACTCCGGTGACAAGGTGGCCATCCTGGTCGGCCAGGGCGCGGCCGGCGCGCGGGCCGAGGTGGAGCGGATCGCCGAGCTGCTCGGCGCCGGTGTCGCCAAGGCGCTGCTCGGCAAGGACGTCCTCAGCGACGAACTGCCGTACGTCACCGGCTCGATCGGCCTGCTGGGCACGCGCCCGTCGTACGAGCTGATGCGGGACTGCGACACGCTGCTGACCATCGGGTCGTCGTTCCCGTACACCCAGTTCCTGCCGGAGTTCGGCAAGGCGCGGGGCGTGCAGATCGACATCGATCCGCACATGGTCGGGATGCGCTACCCGTACGAGGTGAACCTGGTCGGCGACGCGAAGGCCACGCTGGAGCGGCTGATCCCGCTGATCGAGGAGGGGCGCGGGCGCGAGTGGTACGACACGGTGTGCGCCAATGTGACGCGCTGGCGTGACGTGATGGAGCGCCGGGCGGGGCTCGACGCCGACCCGATCAATCCGGAGTACGTGGCCCGCGCCCTGGACCCGCTGCTGCCGGACAACGCGATCGTCGCCTCCGACTCGGGCTCGACGGCGAACTGGTACGCGCGGCACCTGACCATGCGGCCGGGCATGCGGGGCTCGCTCTCCGGCACGCTGGCGACGATGGGCTGCGGGGTGCCGTACGTGATCGGCGCGAAGTTCGCGCACCCGGACCGGCCCGCGATCGCGCTGGTGGGCGACGGGGCGATGCAGATGAACGGGATGGCGGAGCTGATCACGGCGGCGAAGTACCGCCACCAGTGGGAGGACCCGCGGCTGGTGGTCGCCGTGTGGAACAACCAGGATCTGAATCAGGTCACGTGGGAGATGCGGGCCATGGAGGGCGCGCCGCAGTTCCTGCCGTCGCAAGCGCTCCCGGACGTGCAGTACGCCGCGTTCGCGCGTTCCCTGGGGCTGACCGGCATCCGGGTGGAGAAGCCGGAGGACGTCGAGGCGGGCTGGCGTGCCGCGCTGGAGGCGGACGGTCCCGCGGTGGTCGAGTTCCTGACCGATCCGGCCGTCCCACCGATCCCGCCGCACGCCACCTGGGAGCAGATGGAGGCGACCGCCGCGTCGATCCTGAAGGGCGACTCGGACCGGGGATCGGTGGTCAAGCAGGGCTTCAAGGCGAAGATGCAGGAGTTCCTGCCGGGGCGTGAGAAGAGGTAG
- a CDS encoding RNA polymerase sigma factor SigF, whose protein sequence is MPIHTSAKQHPHDDAPDTADAFRKLATLPDGPERDALRDEIVEAWLPMADRLAGRFRSRGESFEDLRQVAALGLVKAVDRYDPELGNAFESYAVPTVTGEIKRHFRDHMWTLHVPRRVQDLRNRVRFASQDLSQTISGRRPTVAEIAEHAKLSEEDVKVGLEALESFTALSLDAELPGSEDGYSLSDALGSPDPALDTVVDREAVKSRLAALPERERAILYMRFFGDMTQSRIAEELGISQMHVSRLISRCCGRVREQVMRDVA, encoded by the coding sequence ATGCCGATCCACACCAGCGCGAAGCAGCACCCCCACGACGACGCCCCCGACACCGCCGACGCCTTCCGCAAGCTCGCCACACTGCCCGACGGACCTGAGCGCGACGCGCTCCGCGACGAGATCGTCGAGGCCTGGCTGCCCATGGCCGACCGCCTCGCCGGACGCTTCCGCAGCCGCGGCGAGAGCTTCGAGGACCTGCGTCAGGTCGCGGCCCTCGGCCTGGTCAAGGCCGTCGACCGGTACGACCCCGAGCTCGGCAACGCCTTCGAGAGCTACGCCGTGCCCACCGTCACCGGCGAGATCAAGCGGCACTTCCGCGACCATATGTGGACCCTGCACGTACCTCGCCGGGTCCAGGACCTGCGCAACCGCGTCCGGTTCGCGTCCCAGGACCTGTCCCAGACCATCTCCGGCCGACGGCCCACGGTGGCGGAGATCGCCGAGCACGCGAAGCTGAGCGAGGAGGACGTCAAGGTCGGCCTGGAGGCCCTGGAGAGCTTCACCGCCCTGTCCCTGGACGCGGAGCTGCCCGGCAGCGAGGACGGGTACTCCCTGAGCGACGCGCTCGGGTCGCCGGATCCGGCGCTGGACACGGTCGTGGACCGTGAGGCGGTGAAGTCGCGGCTGGCGGCGCTGCCGGAGCGGGAGCGGGCGATTCTGTACATGCGGTTCTTCGGGGACATGACCCAGAGCCGGATCGCCGAGGAGCTGGGGATCTCGCAGATGCATGTGTCCCGGCTGATCAGCCGGTGCTGTGGGCGGGTTCGGGAGCAGGTCATGCGGGATGTTGCGTAG
- a CDS encoding CBS domain-containing protein, whose translation MAELVKDVMTPGVVAVRPDASLVEAAQLMRTQNIGDVVVAEGQDVIGVLTDRDITVRAVADGADPMTVSVQSVCTPDPVTVTPDDPVTTAVTLMREHAVRRLPVVENGLPVGMVSLGDLAEAEAPASALADISRAEPDARGGA comes from the coding sequence ATGGCCGAGTTGGTGAAGGACGTGATGACTCCGGGTGTGGTCGCCGTACGCCCGGACGCCTCGCTCGTCGAGGCGGCGCAGTTGATGCGCACCCAGAACATCGGCGACGTGGTGGTGGCCGAGGGGCAGGACGTGATCGGCGTGCTCACCGACCGTGACATCACGGTGCGGGCGGTGGCCGACGGGGCCGACCCGATGACGGTGAGCGTGCAGTCGGTGTGCACGCCGGACCCGGTGACGGTGACGCCGGACGATCCGGTGACGACCGCGGTCACGCTGATGCGCGAGCACGCCGTGCGCCGGCTGCCGGTGGTGGAGAACGGGCTGCCGGTGGGGATGGTGAGCCTCGGCGACCTGGCCGAGGCCGAGGCCCCCGCGTCGGCGCTCGCGGACATCAGCCGCGCCGAGCCGGATGCCCGGGGAGGTGCGTGA
- a CDS encoding DUF2795 domain-containing protein: MQRGSDRLSVHRDDEMKHELQGLLRSGHPTRSEEWHDPEPAAEDDPEVAYGPVTPSRAPTSLESVRLELARILGRRVFPASARDLVRELRGHQAPDALVEALERLPRQQRYGNVQELAQALIRARETGPEEYA, encoded by the coding sequence ATGCAGCGAGGCAGCGACCGGCTGAGCGTCCACCGTGACGACGAGATGAAGCATGAACTCCAGGGGCTGCTCAGGTCCGGGCACCCCACCCGCAGTGAGGAGTGGCACGACCCGGAGCCGGCCGCAGAGGACGACCCCGAGGTCGCGTACGGGCCGGTGACGCCGAGCCGTGCGCCGACGTCCCTGGAGTCGGTGCGCCTGGAGCTGGCCCGGATCCTGGGCCGCCGGGTGTTCCCCGCCAGCGCGCGCGACCTGGTACGCGAGCTGCGCGGCCACCAGGCGCCCGACGCCCTCGTCGAGGCCCTGGAGCGGCTGCCGCGCCAGCAGCGCTACGGCAATGTCCAGGAGCTGGCCCAGGCCCTGATCCGGGCCCGGGAGACCGGACCGGAGGAGTACGCGTAG
- a CDS encoding DUF6158 family protein — MNEHDERGNTMTGVDPDRLDDQQLMKELETIHRTRHDTLLYGSNDALRAHNERMAQLEGEFLRRNPRRPVAAGRTREGARERGSGESTTPTTPGT; from the coding sequence ATGAACGAACACGACGAGCGGGGCAACACCATGACCGGAGTGGACCCTGACCGGCTGGACGACCAGCAGCTCATGAAGGAGCTGGAGACCATCCACCGCACGCGCCACGACACGCTGCTCTACGGCTCGAACGACGCGCTGCGGGCCCACAACGAACGCATGGCGCAGCTCGAGGGCGAGTTCCTGCGCCGCAACCCGCGCCGCCCGGTGGCCGCGGGCCGCACACGCGAAGGGGCCCGGGAGCGGGGGAGCGGGGAGTCGACGACTCCCACGACCCCCGGCACCTGA
- a CDS encoding diguanylate cyclase: MSIGQAKEISATTVDVGDATTRYLLYGLLPSWFVPGVADWVMHRRTRIEETAGTKESLIHSLMMAEVGIPIALTLRYEVNPLLLSVQLGGAAVHEATALWDVRTAVDSEREVKPVEQHIHSFLESLPFGALASLMCLHADQVKSLLRGGRGDPDAWRLVPRRRPLSRGYLAGIAAAIGTCVLLPYGEELLRCVRTGRRNRKNDENAWSDAARWTAARSGKGR, encoded by the coding sequence GTGAGCATCGGCCAGGCGAAGGAGATCAGTGCCACCACCGTCGACGTCGGTGACGCCACGACCCGCTACCTGCTGTACGGGCTGCTGCCCAGCTGGTTCGTGCCCGGGGTGGCCGACTGGGTGATGCACCGGCGCACCCGTATCGAGGAGACGGCGGGCACCAAAGAGTCTTTGATCCACTCGCTGATGATGGCCGAGGTCGGCATCCCGATCGCGCTGACGCTGCGCTACGAGGTGAACCCGCTGCTGTTGAGCGTGCAGCTGGGTGGTGCCGCGGTGCACGAGGCGACGGCGCTGTGGGACGTCCGCACGGCCGTCGACAGCGAGCGGGAGGTCAAGCCGGTCGAGCAGCACATCCACAGCTTTCTGGAGTCGCTGCCGTTCGGGGCGCTGGCCTCCCTGATGTGCCTGCACGCCGACCAGGTGAAGTCGCTGCTGCGCGGCGGCCGCGGGGACCCCGACGCGTGGCGGCTGGTGCCGCGCCGGCGGCCGCTGTCGCGCGGCTATCTGGCGGGCATCGCCGCGGCGATCGGCACGTGCGTGCTGCTGCCGTACGGCGAGGAGTTGCTGCGGTGCGTGCGCACGGGCCGCAGGAACCGCAAGAACGACGAGAACGCGTGGAGCGACGCGGCGCGCTGGACTGCCGCGCGCTCCGGGAAAGGACGTTGA
- a CDS encoding ATP-binding cassette domain-containing protein yields the protein MGHLEAAHLEYYLPDGRALLGDVSFRVGEGAVVALVGPNGAGKTTLLRMLAGEIKPHGGTVTVGGGLGVMRQFVGSVRDETTVRDLLVSVATPRIREAAHAVDTAEHAIMTVDDEAAQLKYAQALADWAEARGYEAETLWDMCTTAALGIPYEKAQWRQVRTLSGGEQKRLVLEALLRGTDEVLLLDEPDNYLDVPGKRWLEERLNETRKTVLFVSHDRELLARAAQRIISLEPSPTGADAWVHGGGFGTFHEARRERFARFEELRRRWDEKHAQLKKLVLTLRQAASISDELASRYRAAQTRLRKFEEAGPPPEPPREQDIRMRLKGGRTGVRAVTCEGLELTGLMKPFDLEVFYGERVAVLGSNGSGKSHFLRLLAGDDVAHTGNWKLGARVVPGHFAQTHAHPELEGRTLLDILWKEYAQDRGAATSRLRRYELTNQAEQTFGRLSGGQQARFQILLLELQGVTALLLDEPTDNLDLESAEALQEGLEAFEGTVLAVTHDRWFARSFDRYLVFGSDGRVRETPEPVWDERRVERAR from the coding sequence ATGGGTCACCTCGAAGCCGCGCATCTGGAGTACTACCTACCCGACGGAAGGGCGCTGCTCGGTGATGTGTCGTTCCGGGTCGGGGAGGGCGCCGTCGTCGCCCTCGTGGGGCCCAACGGGGCCGGGAAGACGACCCTGCTCCGCATGCTCGCCGGTGAGATCAAGCCGCACGGCGGAACCGTCACCGTCGGCGGCGGACTCGGCGTGATGCGGCAGTTCGTCGGGTCCGTACGCGACGAGACGACCGTACGGGACCTGCTCGTGTCCGTCGCCACGCCCCGCATCCGCGAGGCGGCCCACGCCGTGGACACCGCCGAGCACGCCATCATGACCGTCGACGACGAGGCCGCCCAGCTGAAGTACGCCCAGGCCCTCGCCGACTGGGCCGAGGCCCGCGGCTACGAGGCCGAGACGCTGTGGGACATGTGCACCACGGCCGCCCTGGGCATCCCGTACGAGAAGGCGCAGTGGCGACAGGTCCGCACGCTCTCCGGTGGTGAGCAGAAGCGGCTCGTCCTGGAGGCCCTGCTCCGCGGCACGGACGAGGTGCTCCTCCTCGACGAGCCCGACAACTACCTCGACGTCCCCGGTAAACGCTGGCTGGAGGAACGGCTCAACGAGACCCGCAAGACCGTCCTCTTCGTCTCCCACGACCGCGAACTCCTCGCCCGCGCGGCCCAGCGCATCATCTCCCTGGAACCGAGCCCGACCGGCGCCGACGCCTGGGTGCACGGCGGCGGCTTCGGTACGTTCCACGAAGCCCGCCGCGAACGCTTCGCCCGTTTCGAGGAGTTGCGCAGGCGCTGGGACGAGAAGCACGCCCAGCTGAAGAAGCTCGTGCTGACCCTGCGTCAGGCGGCCTCGATCAGCGACGAGTTGGCCTCCCGCTATCGTGCCGCCCAGACCAGACTCCGCAAGTTCGAGGAGGCCGGCCCGCCACCGGAGCCGCCCCGCGAGCAGGACATCAGGATGCGGCTCAAGGGCGGCCGCACCGGCGTCCGGGCCGTCACCTGCGAGGGCTTGGAGCTGACCGGCCTGATGAAGCCCTTCGACCTGGAGGTCTTCTACGGGGAACGCGTCGCCGTCCTCGGCTCCAACGGCTCCGGCAAGTCCCACTTCCTGCGCCTCCTCGCCGGCGACGACGTGGCGCACACCGGCAACTGGAAGCTGGGAGCCCGGGTCGTACCCGGCCACTTCGCGCAGACGCACGCGCATCCGGAGCTGGAGGGCCGCACGCTGCTCGACATCCTGTGGAAGGAGTACGCACAGGACCGCGGCGCGGCCACGTCACGGCTGCGCCGCTACGAGCTGACGAACCAGGCCGAGCAGACGTTCGGGCGCCTGTCCGGGGGCCAGCAGGCCCGCTTCCAGATCCTCCTCCTGGAGCTCCAGGGCGTGACGGCGCTCCTGCTCGACGAGCCGACCGACAACCTGGACCTGGAGTCCGCGGAGGCGCTCCAGGAGGGCCTGGAGGCCTTCGAGGGCACGGTACTCGCGGTCACGCACGACCGCTGGTTCGCCCGCTCCTTCGACCGCTACCTGGTCTTCGGCAGTGACGGCCGGGTCCGGGAGACCCCGGAACCGGTCTGGGACGAACGCCGGGTGGAACGGGCGAGATAG
- a CDS encoding catalase, with protein sequence MASPADRKQEQREALRADDPAGGPLTTDQGVEVDHTDDSLAAGERGPTLMEDFHFREKLTRFDHERIPERVVHARGAGAYGYFEPYESCAEFTRAAFLQDPAVRTPVFVRFSTVQGPKGSADTVRDVRGFATKFYTSEGNYDLVGNNFPVFFIQDGIKFPDFVHAVKPEPHNDIPTGASAHDTLWDFVSLQPETLHAIMWLMSDRAIPRSYRMMQGFGVHTFRFVNADGKGTFVKFHWKPRLGVHSLVWDEAQECQGRDPDFNRRDLWDAIEAGEYPEWELGVQLVPEEDEFAFDFDLLDPTKIIPEEQVPVRPIGRMVLDRNPENFFAETEQVAFHTANVVPGIDFTNDPLLQARNFSYLDTQLIRLGGPNFSQLPVNRPVAPVRNNQRDGYHQSAIHSGTNYFPNSLGGGCPAHAGAGGSAYTHYAERVDGHKIRRRSPSFQDHYSQPAMFWNSMADWEKQHIVEAFRFELGKVGAMTVRARTVEHLAKVDGELAVQVAGGVGVPAPSGAEAPNKQASPALSLESLRGDGSIRTRQIAVLVSDGVDAEQITSVRERLAAEGAIVEALAATDGTITGSDGETYAVDRALPTVASVLYDAVLLPGGPVGTPPTAADPDVVRFVRDAYRHGKPVGALGSGVGVLSALEPEGLRVSTEFQRVVADQGVVTDTSPGPAGEEFLNAFVAAIAAHRHWGRRPVRG encoded by the coding sequence ATGGCTTCTCCCGCCGACCGGAAACAGGAGCAGCGCGAGGCGCTCAGGGCGGACGATCCGGCCGGCGGGCCGCTCACCACCGACCAGGGCGTCGAGGTCGACCACACCGACGACTCCCTGGCGGCGGGCGAGCGCGGTCCGACGCTGATGGAGGACTTCCACTTCCGGGAGAAGCTCACCCGCTTCGACCACGAGCGGATCCCGGAGCGGGTGGTGCACGCGCGGGGCGCGGGCGCGTACGGCTATTTCGAACCGTACGAGTCCTGCGCGGAATTCACCCGCGCGGCGTTCCTCCAGGACCCGGCCGTGCGGACGCCCGTGTTCGTACGGTTCTCGACCGTGCAGGGCCCGAAGGGCTCGGCGGACACCGTGCGGGACGTGCGCGGCTTCGCGACCAAGTTCTACACGTCGGAGGGGAACTACGACCTGGTCGGGAACAACTTCCCGGTCTTCTTCATCCAGGACGGCATCAAGTTCCCCGACTTCGTGCACGCGGTGAAACCCGAGCCGCACAACGACATCCCGACGGGCGCGTCCGCGCACGACACCCTGTGGGACTTCGTGTCGCTCCAGCCCGAGACGCTGCACGCGATCATGTGGCTGATGTCGGACCGGGCGATCCCGCGCAGCTACCGCATGATGCAGGGCTTCGGCGTGCACACCTTCCGGTTCGTCAACGCGGACGGCAAGGGCACGTTCGTGAAGTTCCACTGGAAGCCGCGGCTCGGCGTGCACTCACTGGTGTGGGACGAGGCGCAGGAGTGCCAGGGCCGCGATCCGGACTTCAACCGGCGTGACCTGTGGGACGCGATCGAGGCGGGCGAGTACCCCGAGTGGGAGCTGGGCGTGCAACTCGTGCCGGAGGAGGACGAGTTCGCGTTCGACTTCGATCTGCTCGATCCGACGAAGATCATCCCGGAGGAGCAGGTGCCGGTGCGGCCGATCGGCCGGATGGTGCTGGACCGCAACCCGGAGAACTTCTTCGCGGAGACCGAGCAGGTCGCCTTCCACACGGCCAACGTCGTCCCCGGCATCGACTTCACCAACGACCCGCTGCTCCAGGCGCGGAACTTCTCCTACCTGGACACCCAGCTGATACGGCTCGGCGGGCCGAACTTCTCGCAGCTGCCGGTGAACCGGCCGGTCGCGCCGGTGCGCAACAACCAGCGCGACGGCTACCACCAGAGCGCGATCCACTCCGGCACGAACTACTTCCCGAACTCGCTCGGCGGGGGCTGCCCGGCCCACGCGGGGGCCGGGGGGAGCGCCTACACGCATTACGCCGAACGGGTGGACGGCCACAAGATCCGGCGCCGCAGCCCCAGCTTCCAGGACCACTACAGCCAGCCGGCGATGTTCTGGAACAGCATGGCGGACTGGGAGAAGCAGCACATCGTCGAGGCGTTCCGGTTCGAGCTCGGCAAGGTGGGCGCGATGACCGTGCGGGCGCGTACGGTCGAGCACCTGGCCAAGGTCGACGGGGAGCTGGCGGTGCAGGTGGCGGGGGGTGTCGGCGTGCCGGCGCCGTCCGGTGCGGAGGCTCCGAACAAGCAGGCCTCCCCCGCGCTCAGTCTCGAGTCGCTGCGCGGGGACGGTTCGATCCGGACCCGGCAGATCGCGGTGCTCGTCAGCGACGGGGTGGACGCCGAGCAGATCACCTCCGTGCGGGAGCGGCTGGCCGCCGAGGGGGCGATCGTCGAGGCGCTGGCCGCGACGGACGGGACGATCACCGGTTCCGACGGTGAGACGTACGCGGTCGACCGTGCGCTGCCGACCGTGGCGTCCGTGCTGTACGACGCCGTGCTGCTGCCCGGCGGGCCCGTCGGCACCCCGCCGACGGCGGCCGACCCGGACGTGGTGCGGTTCGTGCGGGACGCCTACCGGCACGGCAAGCCGGTGGGCGCGCTCGGCTCGGGCGTGGGCGTCCTGTCGGCACTGGAGCCCGAGGGGCTCAGGGTGTCCACGGAGTTCCAGCGCGTGGTCGCGGACCAGGGCGTGGTGACGGACACGTCGCCGGGTCCGGCGGGCGAGGAGTTCCTGAACGCGTTCGTGGCGGCGATCGCGGCGCATCGGCATTGGGGGCGGAGGCCGGTGCGGGGCTGA
- a CDS encoding Vms1/Ankzf1 family peptidyl-tRNA hydrolase: MDLAFLHPLYEHPGPWASVYVDTSRHTEDTPHERQLTAQAMARQLAAQGADEATCRAVQSAIEDLRHSSEPHGRALFARVGEVVLDPPLARPPQGGDWAEWAPLPRVTPLLELAGEDPVCVVAYVDRKGADFELRSALGNEGAGSVTGRQWPVHRTSSVDWSERHFQLRVENTWEHNAAEIADALAVCQEETRADLLILVGDDRERRSVHERLPKRLHDLVVEAPHGSGSRLLDEDVERARAEHVARQAQAELERFRAARNPDDEGRAGAVEGVPALVDAAREHRIDELLIRPDGPDAHREVWIGEDPDQLAVRRTDLKILGEQHSWPARADDALIRSAVATDAAALAVAEREVPAGGLGALLRWK, translated from the coding sequence ATGGATCTCGCCTTTCTGCACCCACTGTACGAACACCCCGGGCCTTGGGCCTCGGTGTACGTCGACACCTCCCGGCATACGGAGGACACCCCCCACGAGCGGCAGCTCACGGCCCAGGCGATGGCCAGGCAGCTGGCCGCCCAGGGCGCGGACGAGGCGACCTGCCGGGCCGTACAGAGCGCGATCGAGGACCTGCGGCACTCCTCCGAACCGCACGGCCGGGCCCTGTTCGCCCGCGTCGGCGAGGTGGTCCTCGACCCGCCGCTGGCCCGTCCCCCGCAGGGTGGCGACTGGGCCGAATGGGCCCCGCTGCCGCGTGTCACGCCGCTGCTTGAGCTGGCCGGCGAGGACCCGGTGTGCGTGGTGGCGTACGTCGACCGCAAGGGCGCGGACTTCGAGCTGCGCAGCGCACTGGGCAACGAGGGCGCCGGAAGCGTCACCGGGCGCCAGTGGCCGGTGCACCGGACGAGCTCCGTGGACTGGTCCGAGCGGCATTTCCAGCTGCGGGTGGAGAACACCTGGGAGCACAACGCCGCGGAGATCGCCGACGCGCTGGCCGTGTGCCAGGAGGAGACCCGCGCCGACCTGCTGATTCTCGTCGGTGACGACCGTGAGCGACGGTCTGTGCACGAGCGGCTGCCCAAGCGGCTGCACGACCTCGTCGTCGAGGCGCCGCACGGCAGCGGCAGCCGGCTCCTCGACGAGGACGTGGAGCGGGCCCGCGCCGAGCATGTGGCGCGGCAGGCCCAGGCGGAGCTGGAGCGGTTCCGGGCGGCCCGGAACCCGGACGACGAGGGCCGGGCCGGGGCCGTGGAGGGCGTGCCCGCGCTGGTCGATGCGGCGCGCGAGCACCGCATCGACGAGCTGCTGATCAGGCCGGACGGGCCGGACGCGCACCGCGAGGTGTGGATCGGCGAGGACCCGGACCAGCTGGCCGTGCGGCGTACGGACCTGAAGATCCTCGGCGAGCAGCACTCCTGGCCGGCCCGGGCGGACGACGCGCTGATCCGGTCGGCCGTGGCGACGGACGCGGCGGCACTGGCCGTTGCGGAGCGAGAGGTTCCGGCCGGCGGGCTCGGGGCGTTGCTCCGCTGGAAGTGA
- a CDS encoding MOSC domain-containing protein yields the protein MNGRVTAVSSNGEYSFTKPNRDSIRLLAGLGVEGDVHAGVTVKHRSRVAQDPTRPNLRQVHLMHEELFAEVDEEGFKVAPGELGENITTQGIDLLALPVGTLLRVGDNAVLEVTGLRNPCLQIDNFQDGLLKRVVGRDEAGNVVRKAGIMSVVREGGVVRPGDTIEAELPMGQHRPLDPV from the coding sequence ATGAACGGGCGAGTGACGGCGGTCAGCAGCAACGGGGAGTACTCGTTCACGAAGCCGAACCGGGACAGCATCAGGCTGCTCGCCGGTCTCGGGGTGGAGGGGGACGTGCACGCCGGTGTGACGGTCAAGCACCGTTCGCGCGTCGCGCAGGATCCCACTCGCCCGAACCTGCGCCAGGTACACCTCATGCACGAGGAGCTCTTCGCCGAGGTCGATGAGGAAGGGTTCAAGGTGGCGCCCGGCGAACTCGGCGAGAACATCACCACGCAGGGCATCGATCTGCTCGCTCTGCCGGTCGGCACGCTGCTGCGCGTCGGCGACAACGCGGTGCTGGAGGTGACCGGCCTGCGCAATCCCTGTCTGCAGATCGACAACTTCCAGGACGGGTTGCTGAAGCGGGTCGTCGGGCGTGACGAGGCGGGGAACGTCGTGCGCAAGGCCGGGATCATGAGCGTGGTGCGGGAGGGGGGCGTGGTGCGTCCCGGCGACACGATCGAGGCGGAACTCCCCATGGGGCAGCACCGGCCCCTGGACCCGGTCTGA
- a CDS encoding type 1 glutamine amidotransferase domain-containing protein yields MRIAFLVAPEGVEEVELTDPWQAAKDAGHEPVLVSTKQGEIQAFNHLDKADTFPVDEVVGEAAPGSFGALVLPGGVANPDFLRMDDKAVAFVRDFFEQGRPVAAICHAPWTLVEADVVRGRSLTSWPSLQTDIRNAGGTWVDEQVKVCDHGAGKLVTSRKPDDLKAFCETFLDVFAKEAA; encoded by the coding sequence ATGCGTATCGCATTTCTGGTGGCACCCGAGGGCGTCGAGGAGGTCGAGCTGACCGATCCGTGGCAGGCCGCGAAGGACGCCGGTCACGAGCCCGTGCTGGTGTCGACGAAGCAGGGGGAGATCCAGGCGTTCAACCACCTCGACAAGGCGGACACCTTCCCCGTGGACGAGGTCGTGGGCGAGGCCGCGCCGGGCTCGTTCGGCGCTCTGGTGCTGCCGGGCGGCGTGGCCAACCCGGACTTCCTGCGGATGGACGACAAGGCCGTCGCGTTCGTCCGGGACTTCTTCGAGCAGGGCCGCCCCGTGGCGGCGATCTGCCACGCGCCGTGGACGCTGGTCGAGGCGGACGTCGTACGGGGCCGGTCGCTGACCTCCTGGCCGAGCCTGCAGACCGACATCCGCAACGCGGGCGGCACCTGGGTCGACGAGCAGGTGAAGGTCTGTGACCACGGTGCGGGCAAGCTGGTCACCAGCCGCAAGCCGGACGATCTGAAGGCGTTCTGCGAGACCTTCCTCGACGTCTTCGCCAAGGAGGCCGCCTGA